The following coding sequences lie in one Musa acuminata AAA Group cultivar baxijiao chromosome BXJ1-8, Cavendish_Baxijiao_AAA, whole genome shotgun sequence genomic window:
- the LOC103995948 gene encoding glycolipid transfer protein 3 isoform X1, with product MRPGEDKGGMSKEEEEEEEEEVEEKSKKKTKDKDRSAIRSAVEELSLVEHQGKASTLAFLAVSNLLLQFLDKIGPTVAVLRHDIRRNIERLEDVYVLDASGYSSLVDIIKKEVSEGTARKSDSCTRATLWLTRSMDFSVALLEILNKDSELSLQQVVEEAYKTTLKPWHGWISSAAYKVALKLIPEKKLFISLLMGKGQDQTMLKPDIQNLVSLVQPLLTDIHANLKKLRLDRLKST from the exons ATGAGGCCGGGGGAGGACAAAGGAGGGAtgagcaaagaagaagaagaagaagaggaggaggaggtggaagagAAGTCGAAGAAGAAGACTAAGGATAAGGATCGCTCTGCGATAAGGTCGGCCGTCGAGGAGCTCTCCCTGGTCGAGCATCAGGGGAAAGCTTCTACCTTGGCCTTTCTCGCCGTCTCCAACCTGCTCTTGCAATTCCTTG ATAAGATTGGACCGACCGTGGCCGTCCTGAGGCACGACATCCGGCGGAATATCGAG AGATTGGAAGATGTATACGTTTTGGACGCATCGGGTTACTCAAGTTTGGTAGATATAATCAAGAAAGAGGTGAGCGAGGGAACTGCAAGGAAGTCTGATAGCTGTACAAGAGCTACATTATGGCTTACTAG GTCCATGGATTTTAGTGTTGCACTACTAGAGATACTAAATAAGGATTCTGAATTGAGTCTTCAACAAGTTGTTGAAGAAGCATATAAGACTACACTAAAACCATGGCATGGTTGGATCTCATCTGCTGCTTACAAG GTAGCTTTGAAGCTCATCCCAGAGAAGAAACTATTCATCAGCTTGCTAATGGGTAAGGGGCAAGATCAGACCATGTTGAAGCCCGATATCCAGAACCTGGTCTCATTAGTTCAGCCTCTTCTAACTGATATCCATGCCAACTTG AAAAAGCTTCGGCTCGACAGATTGAAGTCTACCTAA
- the LOC103995948 gene encoding glycolipid transfer protein 3 isoform X2 yields MRPGEDKGGMSKEEEEEEEEEVEEKSKKKTKDKDRSAIRSAVEELSLVEHQGKASTLAFLAVSNLLLQFLDKIGPTVAVLRHDIRRNIERLEDVYVLDASGYSSLVDIIKKEVSEGTARKSDSCTRATLWLTRYKVALKLIPEKKLFISLLMGKGQDQTMLKPDIQNLVSLVQPLLTDIHANLKKLRLDRLKST; encoded by the exons ATGAGGCCGGGGGAGGACAAAGGAGGGAtgagcaaagaagaagaagaagaagaggaggaggaggtggaagagAAGTCGAAGAAGAAGACTAAGGATAAGGATCGCTCTGCGATAAGGTCGGCCGTCGAGGAGCTCTCCCTGGTCGAGCATCAGGGGAAAGCTTCTACCTTGGCCTTTCTCGCCGTCTCCAACCTGCTCTTGCAATTCCTTG ATAAGATTGGACCGACCGTGGCCGTCCTGAGGCACGACATCCGGCGGAATATCGAG AGATTGGAAGATGTATACGTTTTGGACGCATCGGGTTACTCAAGTTTGGTAGATATAATCAAGAAAGAGGTGAGCGAGGGAACTGCAAGGAAGTCTGATAGCTGTACAAGAGCTACATTATGGCTTACTAGGTACAAG GTAGCTTTGAAGCTCATCCCAGAGAAGAAACTATTCATCAGCTTGCTAATGGGTAAGGGGCAAGATCAGACCATGTTGAAGCCCGATATCCAGAACCTGGTCTCATTAGTTCAGCCTCTTCTAACTGATATCCATGCCAACTTG AAAAAGCTTCGGCTCGACAGATTGAAGTCTACCTAA
- the LOC135588519 gene encoding large ribosomal subunit protein uL14x/uL14z/uL14y-like, giving the protein MSLGLPVAATVNCADNTGAKNLCIISVKGIKGHLNRLPSACVGDMVMATVKKGKPDLRKKVMPAVIVRQRKPWRRKDGVYMYFEDNAGVIVNPKGEMKGSAITGPIGKECADLWPRMLEINSRGFGL; this is encoded by the exons ATGTCGCTGGGTCTGCCGGTGGCGGCTACGGTTAACTGCGCCGATAACACGGGGGCGAAGAACCTTTGCATCATCTCCGTGAAGGGCATCAAGGGCCATCTTAACCGCCTTCCCTCCGCTTGCGTCGGGGACATGGTCATGGCCACCGTAAAAAAGGGCAAGCCCGACCTGCGGAAGAAGGTCATGCCCGCCGTCATCGTCCGCCAACGCAAGCCATGGCGCCGAAAGGACGGCGTCTACATGTATTTTGAAG ATAATGCTGGAGTGATTGTTAATCCCAAAGGTGAAATGAAAG GATCTGCTATCACTGGACCCATCGGGAAGGAATGTGCAGATCTGTGGCCGAGGATGCTTGAGATCAACAGCCGAGGTTTTGGATTATGA